From Vitis vinifera cultivar Pinot Noir 40024 chromosome 3, ASM3070453v1, the proteins below share one genomic window:
- the LOC100253211 gene encoding serine carboxypeptidase-like 7 translates to MTYMPLNFKQVYYWDSIQIPFKTFFFLGCGAFWEPAMATATPSQEEQSLKILFNSRSSMSRMCFSILLLLFFTGVATSQSIVETLPGFPGKLPFKLETGYISVGDVDDVQLFYYFIESERNPRLDPLVLWLTGGPGCSGFSALVYEIGPLAFDVEGYDGILPTLKLNPYSWTKVASIIFIDAPVGTGFSYAETSYGYNVSDTSSAAQTYQFLRKWLTFHPNFAGNPLYIGGDSYSGIVAPILIKDILHGLEVGLQPKIELQGYLLGNPLTDYLIDDNSRIPYAHRVSLISDGLYKAAKETCNGDYGNVDINNTLCVEALQTIKMCLLQINIAMILEPQCAFASPQTTELQWDLRVQENTTMNYLLSLSRIPELRCRSFSYVLSYKWLNDINVQNALHVQPGTVKTWRRCPKSFPSYTENVDSTVAYHKNFTRTGLRALIYSGDHDLSTPYIGTLEWIKSLDVPVFDKWRPWYVDGQIAGYTTKFMNDHYRLTYATLKGAGLTAPEYKHKESLALVDRWFAYYPI, encoded by the exons ATGACCTACATGCCATTGAATTTCAAACAAGTATATTACTGGGACTCAATCCAAATTCCATTTAAGACTTTCTTCTTTTTGGGCTGTGGTGCATTCTGGGAACCAGCTATGGCAACGGCCACACCTTCTCAAGAAGAGCAGAGTCTAAAAATTTTGTTCAATTCCAGAAGTTCCATGAGTAGGATGTGTTTTAGCATActtcttctattatttttcaccgGCGTGGCGACTTCTCAGTCCATTGTAGAGACTCTACCGGGTTTTCCTGGAAAGCTTCCCTTCAAACTTGAAACTGG ATACATTAGTGTGGGAGACGTGGATGATGTGCAACTGTTCTACTACTTCATAGAGTCCGAGAGGAACCCTCGTTTGGATCCTCTTGTGCTTTGGCTCACTGGAGGCCCTGGCTGTTCTGGGTTCTCTGCTCTTGTTTATGAAATTG GTCCATTAGCTTTTGATGTAGAAGGCTATGATGGGATCTTGCCAACCCTTAAGTTGAATCCATACTCATGGACCAAG GTTGCCAGCATAATATTCATCGATGCACCTGTTGGAACCGGGTTTTCATATGCAGAAACCTCTTATGGTTACAATGTGTCAGACACATCATCAGCAGCCCAGACCTATCAGTTTCTGAGGAAG TGGTTGACATTTCACCCAAATTTTGCTGGAAATCCACTCTACATCGGTGGTGATTCCTATTCAGGCATCGTTGCCCCAATCCTCATTAAGGACATACTACATG GCCTTGAAGTCGGTCTCCAGCCAAAAATAGAACTCCAG GGATACTTGCTCGGGAATCCACTGACTGACTATTTGATTGATGACAATTCAAGAATTCCATATGCTCATCGTGTGTCCCTCATATCAGATGGACTCTACAAG gcagccaaagaaacttgcAATGGTGATTATGGGAATGTAGACATCAACAATACACTATGTGTTGAAGCTCTTCAAACTATCAAAATG TGCCTCCTACAAATAAATATTGCAATGATTTTGGAACCTCAGTGTGCTTTTGCATCCCCCCAAACAACAGAACTACAATGGGACTTGAGAGTTCAGGAAAACACTACTATGAATTACCTTCTTTCCCTATCTAGAATCCCGGAATTGCGGTGTCGG AGTTTCAGTTATGTGCTCTCCTACAAGTGGTTAAATGATATAAACGTCCAAAATGCTCTTCATGTTCAACCG GGAACTGTGAAGACTTGGAGGAGGTGCCCAAAAAGCTTCCCATCTTACACAGAAAATGTTGACAGTACTGTTGCATATCATAAGAATTTCACAAGAACAGGTCTCCGGGCTTTGATTTACAG TGGTGATCATGACCTCTCTACTCCATATATTGGTACGCTAGAATGGATAAAATCTCTTGATGTGCCTGTTTTTGATAAGTGGCGACCATGGTATGTTGATGGTCAGATTGCAGG ATACACAACAAAGTTTATGAACGATCATTACCGCTTAACATATGCTACCCTAAAG GGAGCAGGCCTCACAGCTCCAGAATACAAGCACAAGGAATCTCTTGCCTTGGTTGATAGGTGGTTTGCTTATTATCCCATCTAA